A single genomic interval of Stieleria maiorica harbors:
- a CDS encoding efflux RND transporter permease subunit: MARNSIAANLLMFILLGGGVWSAIVIQKEVFPQFELDIVEVSVDYPGAAPEEVEQGILRPIEGAVRSVEGIREITSEAREGRGEVLIEIVAGGQRMKAFQDIEQAVSRIRTFPDQIEQPEVRLQSEQREAMQVAIYGPVDIWTLRKLAEQLRDQLQANDQITQVELRRVPAYVTHVEIPRQRLREYGLTLPDVADIIRTSSQDVAAGSVQTSGGEILLRVKARKQWADEFAAMEIVTGRDGPAVTLGDIATIRDGFEEVGFHSQFSQTPSVELDIFRTGSQSPTDVAEAVERTMRAFETGLPPGVKWRVDRNNAEEFRRRLNLVLENAVMAVVIVLVILALFLEMRLAFWVMMGMAVSFVGGILLLPLADVSINMISLFGFLVVLGIVVDDAVVVGENVYEKRQHSDDDEQAAIEGTREVAGPVVFSILTNIVAFVPLMFIPGETGKFWGPLPVVVILVLSLSLLESLFILPAHLAHAREGGRKKHGLGATLHRGQQAFGRLFNRAVEIFFRPVLVTCLRFRYVTASTALALFLVVGGYATSAHMGMILMPEVSADEIEAGVRMPVGTTQAQAAAIAKAVTDASLRMFEEHNLYEVAEGIKTNVRGESFIDVEIVMKPPDQRDMTAGQVIELWRDSIGDLPGVSQVTFEAERGPGGHRRAISIDLSHSDIGVLEKASQALVQRCERFANVRDVNDSYNKGKVQYDFRLRPEGRALGLTDEELGEQLRGAFFGSLALRLLRGTNEIEVRVKLPEDQREDIYHLEDMVIRTPSGAEVPLLDVAELDQSLAFRSIDRRDGRRVINVSMDVEPKRAVTQVIEALRNEELPRLRADYPGITWSFEGSDAEMRRATASLWGSFGLALAVIYSLLAVAFRGYIQPLIVLVAIPFGIVGAVLGHMLLGYDLSLVSLMGVIALSGVVINDSLIMIDYANRRREERHTAFDAILQAGLRRFRPILLTTLTTFGGLVPLIFEDSLQAQYIIPMAISLGFGILFATAIILVLVPCLYLILEDILAIATGKRAEPES; this comes from the coding sequence ATGGCCCGCAATTCGATCGCCGCCAATTTGCTGATGTTCATCTTGCTCGGTGGCGGAGTCTGGTCGGCCATCGTGATCCAGAAGGAAGTCTTTCCACAGTTCGAACTCGACATCGTCGAAGTCAGCGTGGACTATCCCGGCGCCGCCCCGGAAGAGGTCGAGCAAGGCATCTTGCGACCGATCGAGGGCGCCGTTCGCTCGGTCGAAGGGATCCGTGAAATCACCAGCGAAGCCCGCGAAGGCCGCGGCGAAGTGCTGATCGAAATCGTGGCCGGCGGGCAGCGGATGAAAGCGTTCCAGGACATCGAGCAAGCGGTCAGCCGGATTCGCACCTTTCCCGATCAAATCGAACAGCCCGAGGTGCGGTTGCAATCCGAGCAGCGCGAGGCGATGCAGGTGGCGATCTATGGTCCGGTCGACATCTGGACGCTACGCAAACTGGCCGAACAGCTGCGCGACCAATTGCAAGCCAACGACCAGATCACCCAGGTCGAACTGCGACGGGTACCGGCGTACGTCACCCACGTGGAAATCCCGCGTCAGCGGCTGCGTGAGTACGGGCTGACGTTGCCCGACGTGGCGGACATCATCCGAACGTCCAGCCAGGACGTGGCGGCCGGTTCGGTCCAGACCAGCGGCGGCGAGATCCTGTTACGTGTCAAAGCACGCAAACAGTGGGCCGATGAATTCGCGGCGATGGAAATCGTGACCGGACGCGACGGCCCGGCCGTCACCCTGGGGGACATCGCCACGATCCGCGACGGATTCGAAGAAGTCGGCTTTCACTCCCAATTCAGCCAAACGCCGTCGGTCGAACTGGATATCTTTCGCACCGGTTCCCAATCGCCGACGGATGTCGCCGAAGCGGTCGAGCGGACGATGCGGGCCTTTGAAACCGGACTGCCGCCGGGCGTGAAGTGGCGCGTCGACCGAAACAACGCCGAAGAGTTTCGCCGCCGGCTGAATCTGGTTTTGGAAAACGCGGTGATGGCGGTCGTGATCGTGTTGGTGATCCTGGCGCTGTTCCTGGAAATGCGGCTCGCGTTTTGGGTCATGATGGGCATGGCCGTTTCGTTCGTCGGCGGGATCTTGTTGCTGCCCTTGGCGGACGTCAGCATCAACATGATCTCGCTGTTCGGGTTCCTGGTCGTGTTGGGGATCGTCGTCGACGACGCCGTCGTGGTCGGCGAAAACGTCTATGAGAAACGCCAACACAGCGACGATGACGAACAGGCTGCGATCGAAGGGACACGCGAGGTCGCCGGCCCGGTCGTCTTCAGCATCTTGACCAACATCGTCGCCTTCGTCCCGCTGATGTTTATCCCCGGCGAGACCGGAAAGTTTTGGGGACCGCTGCCGGTCGTCGTGATCCTGGTGCTGTCGCTGTCCCTGTTGGAATCGCTGTTCATTCTGCCGGCACACCTGGCACACGCGCGCGAGGGCGGACGAAAGAAGCACGGTTTGGGGGCAACCCTGCACCGCGGCCAACAAGCCTTCGGCCGGCTGTTCAATCGCGCCGTCGAGATCTTCTTCCGACCCGTTTTAGTCACCTGCTTGCGATTTCGATACGTCACCGCGTCGACCGCCCTGGCGCTGTTCCTGGTCGTCGGCGGATACGCCACCAGCGCCCACATGGGTATGATCTTGATGCCCGAGGTCTCCGCCGATGAAATCGAAGCCGGCGTGCGCATGCCCGTCGGCACCACCCAGGCCCAGGCGGCCGCGATCGCCAAAGCGGTGACCGATGCCAGTTTGCGGATGTTCGAAGAACACAACCTGTACGAGGTCGCCGAAGGCATCAAAACCAACGTCCGCGGCGAAAGTTTTATCGACGTGGAAATTGTCATGAAGCCACCGGACCAGCGTGACATGACGGCCGGACAAGTCATCGAACTATGGCGCGATTCGATCGGCGACTTGCCGGGCGTCAGCCAGGTGACTTTCGAAGCCGAACGCGGCCCCGGCGGTCACCGCCGCGCGATCAGCATCGACCTCAGCCACAGCGACATCGGCGTTCTGGAAAAGGCGTCGCAAGCATTGGTCCAGCGCTGCGAACGGTTCGCCAACGTTCGCGACGTCAACGACAGTTACAACAAAGGCAAGGTCCAATACGATTTCCGACTTCGCCCCGAAGGCCGCGCGCTGGGGCTGACCGATGAAGAGTTGGGCGAACAGCTTCGCGGCGCGTTCTTCGGTTCGCTGGCGCTGCGGCTGTTGCGTGGCACCAACGAAATCGAAGTCCGAGTGAAATTGCCGGAGGATCAGCGCGAGGACATCTATCACCTGGAGGACATGGTCATTCGCACGCCCTCGGGTGCCGAAGTGCCGCTGTTGGACGTCGCTGAATTGGATCAATCGTTGGCTTTTCGCTCGATCGATCGCCGCGACGGCCGCCGAGTGATCAACGTTTCAATGGATGTCGAACCCAAGCGCGCGGTGACCCAAGTGATCGAAGCACTTCGTAACGAAGAACTGCCGCGGTTGCGTGCGGATTACCCCGGGATCACGTGGAGTTTCGAAGGCAGCGATGCGGAGATGCGACGTGCCACCGCGTCGCTTTGGGGATCGTTCGGTCTGGCCCTGGCGGTGATCTATTCGCTGCTGGCCGTCGCGTTTCGCGGTTACATCCAACCGTTGATCGTGCTGGTCGCCATCCCCTTCGGGATCGTCGGCGCGGTCCTGGGACACATGCTGCTGGGTTATGACCTTTCGCTGGTCAGCCTGATGGGTGTGATCGCGCTTTCGGGTGTGGTGATCAACGACTCGTTGATCATGATCGATTATGCCAACCGTCGCCGCGAAGAACGACACACCGCGTTCGACGCGATCCTGCAAGCCGGACTGCGACGATTCCGGCCGATCTTGCTGACCACGCTGACCACCTTCGGCGGGTTGGTGCCGCTGATCTTCGAAGATTCCTTGCAAGCCCAATACATCATCCCGATGGCCATTTCACTGGGCTTCGGCATCCTGTTCGCAACCGCCATCATCCTGGTGCTGGTCCCGTGTCTGTACCTGATCCTGGAGGACATCCTGGCGATCGCGACGGGTAAGCGGGCAGAGCCCGAGTCGTGA
- a CDS encoding efflux transporter outer membrane subunit, with protein MIRLEPLRARQYGWIAALLLSTLVGCAGREVAGTFRNESPPPFSASGQEVVPDRWWVTFDDPGLNRQINEALDNNFTLAAALDRLSAARALTRREASDLWPDVDGVAEIASVFGPGRDRTSYTLGLDTSYQVDLWGQIESRVQAERLRASATRADYHAIALTLSAEIARTWFSLIEARAQLALVEEQIDTNRNGVIAQELKFGAGEVGGPDVLRQRQLVESTLEQSVVVRARIEVLEHQLAVLLGELPQQASYYTGAELPALPPLPDTGLPSELLQRRPDVRRDYLAFMAADRDLASAISAQYPRLNLSASVLNIAEKPETLFRDWFVAIGGQLIAPLFDGGQRRAEVDRTAALLRQRFNEYGETMLTAFREVEDNLALERNQLQRLKHLELQSELARQASDQLRRRYLFREADYLDVLSATTAEQRLQRETLAARLELLLIRVSLYLALAGDFDTQQTEQLELPASAVPVDEAVGEGVGGARPEPLPEPASELEELLRSVEPFPAIDGKQ; from the coding sequence ATGATCCGTCTCGAACCACTCCGCGCCCGCCAATATGGGTGGATTGCCGCCCTGCTGCTTTCCACACTGGTCGGCTGCGCCGGTCGCGAGGTGGCGGGGACGTTTCGAAACGAGTCTCCGCCGCCATTTTCCGCGAGCGGTCAGGAAGTGGTGCCGGACCGCTGGTGGGTGACGTTTGATGATCCGGGACTGAACCGCCAGATCAATGAGGCGTTGGACAACAATTTTACACTCGCCGCTGCCTTGGATCGGTTGTCGGCGGCCCGCGCTTTGACCCGCCGCGAGGCGTCGGACCTGTGGCCGGACGTCGACGGCGTGGCGGAAATCGCCAGCGTTTTCGGGCCCGGTCGGGATCGCACCAGTTACACGCTGGGGTTGGATACGTCCTACCAGGTGGACCTGTGGGGGCAAATTGAATCGCGGGTCCAGGCCGAGCGGCTTCGCGCGTCGGCCACCCGGGCGGATTATCACGCGATCGCGCTGACGCTGTCGGCCGAGATCGCGCGGACGTGGTTCTCGCTGATCGAGGCGCGTGCACAATTGGCCCTGGTCGAAGAACAGATTGACACCAACCGCAACGGAGTCATCGCCCAGGAGCTCAAATTCGGCGCCGGTGAAGTCGGCGGCCCCGACGTTCTCCGCCAACGTCAGTTGGTCGAATCGACGCTGGAGCAATCGGTCGTCGTCAGGGCGCGCATCGAGGTGCTGGAACACCAGCTGGCCGTGTTGCTGGGCGAACTTCCCCAACAGGCCAGCTATTACACTGGGGCGGAATTACCGGCGTTGCCGCCGCTGCCGGACACGGGATTGCCGTCGGAGTTGTTGCAGCGCCGCCCCGACGTTCGCCGCGACTACTTGGCCTTCATGGCAGCCGATCGTGATTTGGCGTCGGCCATCAGCGCCCAGTATCCGCGTTTGAATCTCAGCGCTTCGGTCCTGAACATCGCCGAAAAGCCCGAAACCCTGTTCCGGGATTGGTTCGTCGCGATCGGCGGACAATTGATCGCGCCGCTGTTTGACGGGGGGCAACGTCGCGCCGAAGTCGACCGCACGGCGGCGCTGCTGCGGCAACGATTTAACGAGTATGGCGAGACGATGCTGACGGCGTTTCGGGAAGTCGAGGACAATTTGGCGTTGGAACGGAATCAATTGCAGCGTCTGAAGCATCTTGAACTGCAATCCGAACTGGCCCGTCAGGCCTCCGATCAGCTACGTCGACGCTACCTGTTCAGGGAGGCGGATTACTTGGACGTGCTCAGCGCGACCACGGCCGAACAACGATTGCAGCGCGAAACCTTGGCGGCTCGACTAGAATTACTCCTGATCCGTGTCAGCCTGTACTTGGCGTTGGCCGGAGATTTTGACACTCAACAGACAGAGCAATTAGAGTTACCGGCGTCGGCCGTCCCCGTTGACGAGGCTGTTGGAGAGGGCGTCGGCGGCGCGAGACCTGAACCGCTGCCGGAGCCGGCTTCGGAACTTGAGGAACTTTTACGGTCGGTGGAACCCTTCCCTGCAATCGATGGCAAACAATGA
- a CDS encoding AraC family transcriptional regulator yields MPNSDSPRNGRAFSEAFVQRHPGVRSVIELFEHLPLVLFYAKDHRQRYIAVNPRTLTDVFGLADVEELYGRTDSDFQPPALADAYHAEDRRVMELRRSIPNQVWLVPHVRGTPQWYVSTKTPLFSATAQVIGIAGVMYPIATPAEQASFFSDLAPAIRFIDENYAKPLSMKDLAEMSGLSSSQFNHRFRTLLRMSPTEYILSRRIQDARDRLTRTSDSITDISVAVGFFDQSHFTKRFRRFTGMTPLAYRKRFRDVE; encoded by the coding sequence ATGCCGAATTCTGACTCCCCACGAAACGGCCGGGCGTTTAGCGAGGCGTTTGTGCAGCGACACCCCGGCGTGCGCAGCGTGATCGAGCTTTTCGAGCACCTTCCCCTGGTGCTCTTTTACGCCAAGGACCATCGCCAGCGTTACATCGCGGTGAACCCCCGCACGCTGACGGACGTCTTCGGATTGGCGGACGTCGAGGAGCTTTACGGGCGGACCGACAGCGACTTTCAGCCGCCCGCGCTGGCCGATGCGTACCACGCCGAAGACCGTCGGGTGATGGAACTGCGTCGCTCGATTCCCAACCAGGTTTGGTTGGTTCCCCACGTGCGCGGGACTCCCCAGTGGTATGTCTCTACCAAGACGCCGCTCTTTTCCGCGACTGCCCAGGTGATCGGAATCGCGGGCGTGATGTACCCGATCGCCACGCCCGCCGAACAGGCCTCATTCTTCAGCGATCTGGCGCCGGCGATCCGATTCATCGACGAAAACTACGCGAAGCCCCTGTCGATGAAGGACCTGGCCGAGATGTCCGGTCTGTCCTCGTCGCAGTTCAATCACCGTTTTCGGACGCTGCTAAGAATGTCACCGACGGAATATATCCTTTCCCGCCGAATCCAAGACGCACGCGACCGCCTGACACGCACGTCCGATTCGATCACCGACATCTCCGTCGCCGTCGGCTTTTTCGATCAAAGCCATTTCACGAAACGATTCCGCCGCTTCACCGGCATGACACCGCTGGCCTATCGCAAACGTTTTCGTGACGTGGAATGA
- a CDS encoding RNA polymerase sigma factor has protein sequence MSSIQVSQDNVSNGSLDGHSGRERQQQALSELCQAYWQPLYLFARRRVGNVNDAQDLTQAFFAELLEKDLVRVASPQRGRFRSFLLTAFKNFISHQREKASAEKRGGRQSILSLDFESADETFRIDPATSVTPDQEYDRRWAIHLIDQVMQQLESEFEDETQLFAELKAFLLADSDRMRYAELAQAHGKSVGGLKMMTHRLRARYRELLRAAIADTVAAEDQIDDEIRWLFSALQGTQRG, from the coding sequence GTGTCATCGATCCAAGTCTCGCAAGACAATGTCAGCAACGGCTCACTCGACGGACATTCGGGTCGCGAGCGACAACAGCAGGCCCTGAGCGAGCTTTGCCAGGCGTATTGGCAACCTTTGTACCTGTTCGCGCGACGCCGCGTCGGAAATGTCAACGACGCCCAAGACCTCACGCAAGCATTCTTTGCCGAGCTGCTGGAAAAGGATCTCGTGCGGGTCGCCTCACCGCAGCGTGGGCGTTTCCGATCGTTTTTGCTGACCGCTTTCAAGAACTTTATCAGCCATCAGCGGGAGAAAGCCTCCGCGGAAAAGCGTGGTGGACGGCAATCCATTCTTTCACTCGATTTCGAATCCGCGGACGAGACGTTTCGCATCGATCCCGCCACTTCCGTGACACCGGATCAGGAATACGATCGGCGATGGGCGATCCATCTGATCGACCAGGTGATGCAGCAACTGGAATCGGAATTCGAAGATGAAACGCAGCTGTTTGCCGAATTGAAGGCGTTCTTATTGGCCGACAGCGACCGAATGCGATACGCGGAATTGGCCCAAGCCCACGGCAAGTCGGTCGGTGGACTAAAGATGATGACACACCGGTTGAGAGCGCGATACCGTGAACTGCTGCGGGCCGCGATCGCCGACACGGTGGCGGCAGAGGACCAGATTGACGACGAAATCCGGTGGCTTTTTTCCGCCTTGCAGGGAACCCAAAGAGGCTGA
- a CDS encoding DUF1553 domain-containing protein: MKNLTIALAFWLAQCHVAAVWSETPISFNSDIRPILSENCFACHGPDEAERAADLRLDQREPAIDYGALVEGSPEDSLVMERILSDDPDLIMPPPHSHKVLTAAQKELLAEWIRQGAEYETHWSFQPLPETISIPEVVDDWPRTSVDPFVARMHRQKKLQPSAEADKATWLRRVTFDLTGLPPSLAELDAFLADESGDAYETVVQRLLTSPAYGERMAVMWLDVSRYADTFGYQNDIPMEVWPWREWVIDAFNRNMPYDQFITEQIAGDLLPEATDSQRLATTFNRLHRQTNEGGSVAEEFRLTGITDRTTTAGTALLGLTMECCRCHDHKFDPIKQKEFYQLSAYFSDVDELGLYSHFTFSAPTPAMLLYEGDQRQQHQSAKRAIADAESALDAAIETAREFWLSREDELIDTLPEPRAAAYENPLDGTVDGVVGKATVCNGDDAIPCQDAPLFGRTSVFSYSLWVRPQQHLPRMMVLNQSRAAEDAAFRGLELTLDQGHPQFSMIHFWPGNALRVRATEQVPTDQWTHLAVTHDGSGRADGVRIYVDGKLAEVEIIRDKLSRDVRQRKDWGDLDVEKVSLALGARFRDIGFRDGQVDELKVFDVQLSSAEVLALVAQVRPDVAPGEIDIEVALEHQLLTADEAVAQTRRELVEARDTENELVADIREIMTMRHYDDAPPTHVLGRGEYTNKLEQVSPATPALSGGLPAAGQDRLSLAKWMTDPQNPLTARVIVNRMWYLFFGRGIVVTLEDFGSQGTPPTHPELLDHLARSLMDNDWDLHWLCREIVLSTTYRQSSEVNDPSLFQRDRDNAWLTRGPKYRLSAEQLRDSVLAASGLLVKKIGGPSVMPYQPAGLWRESGTGKSYNQSTGDGLYRRSLYTFWKRTAPPPTMLTLDATSRESCTPRRELTTTPLQALVFLNDPQYVEASRVLAESLVKSHPTDRDARWEELFRRLLSRLPNDGERMVIGQLYDEQQTTFSETPSQADEFLSVGNRPLQSSAERSDLAATTIVVQTLFAYDETIMLR; this comes from the coding sequence GTGAAGAATCTTACCATCGCATTAGCTTTTTGGCTTGCCCAGTGCCACGTCGCGGCGGTTTGGTCCGAGACACCGATCTCCTTTAATTCGGACATCCGTCCCATCCTCTCGGAGAATTGCTTCGCCTGTCACGGACCCGATGAAGCGGAACGTGCGGCCGATTTGCGGCTCGACCAGCGCGAACCGGCGATCGACTACGGCGCCCTCGTCGAAGGTAGCCCCGAGGACAGTTTGGTGATGGAGCGGATCTTGTCGGACGATCCCGATTTGATCATGCCTCCCCCGCATTCCCACAAGGTCTTGACCGCGGCGCAAAAGGAGTTGTTGGCCGAGTGGATTCGCCAGGGCGCGGAGTATGAAACCCATTGGTCGTTCCAGCCGCTGCCCGAGACGATCTCCATTCCCGAAGTCGTCGATGATTGGCCGCGGACCTCGGTCGATCCGTTCGTGGCTCGGATGCATCGGCAAAAGAAGCTTCAGCCCAGCGCCGAAGCGGACAAGGCGACTTGGCTGCGGCGGGTCACGTTCGATTTAACCGGGTTGCCCCCGTCGCTCGCGGAATTGGACGCGTTCTTGGCCGACGAATCGGGCGATGCCTATGAAACGGTGGTCCAGCGATTGTTGACGTCACCGGCCTATGGCGAACGCATGGCCGTGATGTGGTTGGACGTCTCTCGCTACGCCGACACGTTCGGTTACCAAAACGACATCCCGATGGAAGTCTGGCCGTGGCGAGAGTGGGTGATCGACGCCTTCAACCGCAACATGCCGTACGACCAATTCATCACCGAGCAAATCGCCGGTGACCTGCTGCCGGAGGCGACGGATTCCCAGCGGCTGGCAACCACATTCAATCGTCTGCATCGACAAACCAACGAAGGCGGTAGCGTCGCCGAAGAATTCCGGCTGACCGGCATCACCGACCGGACCACCACCGCCGGCACCGCGCTGCTGGGGCTGACGATGGAATGTTGCCGCTGTCACGATCACAAATTCGACCCGATCAAACAAAAGGAGTTTTATCAGTTGTCGGCATACTTTTCCGACGTCGATGAACTCGGTCTCTATTCACACTTCACCTTCTCCGCACCGACACCGGCGATGCTGTTGTACGAAGGCGACCAGCGACAACAGCACCAATCCGCCAAGCGAGCCATCGCAGACGCGGAGTCCGCGCTGGATGCGGCCATCGAGACGGCACGCGAGTTTTGGTTGTCGCGGGAAGACGAATTGATTGACACGTTGCCCGAGCCCCGCGCGGCCGCGTATGAGAACCCGCTCGACGGTACGGTTGATGGTGTCGTCGGCAAGGCCACGGTTTGTAATGGCGATGACGCGATTCCCTGTCAGGACGCACCGCTGTTCGGGCGGACGTCGGTGTTTTCGTACAGCCTGTGGGTTCGCCCCCAACAGCACCTGCCCCGAATGATGGTGCTGAATCAATCTCGGGCGGCCGAAGACGCAGCGTTTCGCGGGTTGGAACTGACCCTGGACCAAGGGCACCCACAGTTTTCGATGATCCACTTCTGGCCCGGAAACGCGTTGCGGGTGCGCGCCACCGAGCAGGTCCCGACCGACCAGTGGACCCACCTTGCGGTGACACATGACGGCAGCGGACGCGCCGACGGTGTGCGGATCTACGTGGACGGAAAACTGGCCGAAGTGGAAATCATTCGCGACAAACTTTCACGCGACGTCCGGCAACGAAAGGATTGGGGTGACCTGGACGTCGAAAAGGTCTCCTTGGCACTGGGGGCCCGTTTTCGTGACATCGGTTTTCGTGACGGACAGGTCGATGAATTGAAGGTGTTTGACGTCCAGCTCTCCTCGGCCGAAGTGCTTGCGTTGGTTGCCCAGGTCCGACCCGACGTCGCGCCCGGCGAAATCGACATCGAAGTCGCCCTTGAACATCAGCTGCTGACCGCGGATGAAGCCGTCGCCCAGACGCGTCGCGAGCTGGTTGAAGCGCGAGACACCGAAAACGAGCTCGTCGCCGACATCCGCGAGATCATGACGATGCGTCACTATGATGACGCACCACCGACGCACGTGCTCGGACGCGGTGAATACACCAATAAACTGGAACAGGTTTCACCGGCCACGCCCGCGCTTTCGGGCGGGCTGCCGGCTGCCGGACAGGACCGTTTGTCGTTGGCGAAGTGGATGACCGATCCACAGAATCCGCTAACGGCGCGTGTCATCGTCAACCGGATGTGGTATCTGTTCTTCGGCCGTGGGATCGTGGTCACCCTGGAAGATTTCGGTTCCCAGGGGACACCGCCCACTCACCCGGAACTGCTGGACCATCTGGCCCGCTCGTTGATGGACAACGATTGGGACCTGCATTGGCTGTGTCGCGAAATCGTGTTGTCGACGACTTATCGCCAATCATCCGAAGTCAACGACCCCAGCCTTTTCCAGCGTGATCGTGACAACGCATGGTTGACGCGTGGCCCCAAGTATCGGTTGTCTGCCGAACAGTTGCGTGACAGCGTCCTGGCGGCCAGCGGACTGTTGGTCAAAAAGATCGGTGGCCCCAGCGTGATGCCGTACCAGCCGGCGGGATTGTGGCGAGAATCGGGGACCGGCAAGTCGTACAATCAATCGACCGGTGACGGGCTGTACCGCCGCAGCCTGTACACGTTCTGGAAACGTACGGCACCGCCGCCGACCATGTTGACGCTGGACGCGACCAGCCGAGAAAGCTGTACGCCGCGACGTGAACTGACGACCACGCCACTGCAGGCGCTGGTGTTCTTGAACGACCCGCAATACGTCGAAGCCTCGCGCGTCTTGGCCGAATCGCTGGTAAAGTCCCATCCGACCGACCGCGACGCACGTTGGGAA
- a CDS encoding efflux RND transporter periplasmic adaptor subunit — protein sequence MANNDTPQRQTLWRLLRVAGNALACFLILGASAAAIVVINRTEPTAQQISATRKSAALVETISVRRGTFRPRLSVLGTVEPAQDIVLSPRVSGPVIELSPRFVPGGMVHAGDLLLRIDPADFENALSIRKSELEQAKASLEIEQGRQSLAEKELSLLEGTIGDANRSLVLREPQIASIRAEFSAAQAAVERAELDLQRTSVAAPFDAQILSRSVNVGSQVSPGDELARLVGIGEYWVMAAVPVRSLPWVQFPGPVDQEGAGGSKGSAVRLRNPGAWPPGAERLGQVARMIGTLDQQTRLARVLVTVPDPLGESDQAPPLILDTLIETEIEGKPIEDVVRLDRKYIRDSDTVWVMKDDVLEIRETEIVFRDAEYAYIRQGLADGEEVVVTTLATVADGIGLRKIDDASDPAAGSDEELIQ from the coding sequence ATGGCAAACAATGACACCCCGCAGCGACAAACCCTTTGGCGCCTGCTCCGCGTCGCCGGCAACGCCCTGGCCTGTTTCCTGATTCTGGGCGCTTCGGCCGCCGCGATCGTGGTGATCAACCGCACCGAGCCGACCGCCCAACAGATCAGTGCGACACGCAAATCGGCCGCACTGGTCGAAACGATTTCCGTCCGCCGTGGCACCTTTCGCCCCCGTTTGTCGGTCCTCGGGACGGTGGAACCGGCCCAGGACATCGTGCTCAGCCCGCGGGTCAGCGGTCCGGTGATCGAATTGTCCCCCCGGTTCGTCCCCGGCGGGATGGTCCACGCCGGCGACCTGTTACTGCGGATCGACCCCGCCGACTTCGAAAACGCGCTTTCGATCCGAAAGAGTGAACTGGAACAGGCCAAAGCGTCGCTGGAAATCGAACAGGGCCGGCAAAGTCTGGCCGAAAAAGAACTGTCATTGCTGGAGGGGACGATCGGCGACGCCAACCGATCCCTGGTGCTCCGCGAACCTCAAATCGCATCCATTCGGGCCGAGTTCAGCGCGGCCCAAGCGGCCGTCGAGCGGGCCGAGTTGGATTTGCAGCGAACCAGCGTCGCGGCCCCCTTTGATGCCCAAATCCTCAGCCGTTCGGTCAACGTCGGTTCCCAGGTCTCCCCCGGCGATGAACTCGCCCGACTGGTCGGTATCGGTGAATACTGGGTGATGGCCGCCGTCCCGGTACGCAGCCTGCCATGGGTGCAGTTTCCCGGGCCGGTCGACCAGGAAGGGGCCGGCGGTTCGAAAGGGTCGGCCGTGCGATTGCGAAACCCGGGTGCCTGGCCACCGGGGGCCGAGCGACTCGGACAGGTCGCACGCATGATCGGTACGCTGGACCAGCAAACGCGTTTGGCCCGCGTGCTGGTCACCGTCCCCGATCCGCTGGGGGAATCCGACCAGGCACCGCCGCTGATCCTGGACACGCTGATCGAAACCGAAATCGAAGGCAAACCGATCGAAGACGTGGTGCGGCTGGATCGAAAGTACATCCGTGACAGCGACACGGTCTGGGTCATGAAAGACGACGTCCTGGAAATCCGCGAAACCGAGATCGTTTTCCGCGACGCCGAGTACGCGTACATCCGCCAGGGGCTCGCCGACGGCGAAGAAGTCGTCGTGACCACGCTGGCGACGGTGGCCGATGGAATCGGGCTGCGCAAAATCGACGACGCGTCCGATCCGGCGGCTGGCTCCGACGAGGAGTTGATCCAGTGA